In Epinephelus fuscoguttatus linkage group LG15, E.fuscoguttatus.final_Chr_v1, a genomic segment contains:
- the LOC125902164 gene encoding uncharacterized protein LOC125902164 has translation MAMLEGYYQWICPDYISVNDDGIFFSGLKCYKLPNVTSQEIRRVVATQVASQFTEEQKAGVAYYMAHSTPMANVHYCMKTIDNVVDTCTVLRNLRHSSSEDSGEERSDRAPKRGREDADDGETGAEQDLAAFLQAFPLNLTGQPPTKKQRADAGFPTDTVFYDRWRALQYGQREKHLLSSTLCCVKSSDDTALSDRHHSGEGKTHVYSHLQERPMTSPNHPALHRSRETESISKRQTQADNYSERVADGSGISALVCHNKADSSPSLNSNMVDP, from the exons ATGGCA ATGCTGGAGGGCTACTATCAATGGATCTGCCCTGATTACATCAGCGTCAATGATGATGGGATATTTTTTTCTGGCCTCAAGTG CTACAAACTCCCGAATGTGACCAGCCAGGAAATCAGGAGGGTTGTGGCAACTCAGGTGGCTTCCCAGTTCACGGAGGAGCAGAAAGCTGGCGTGGCTTATTACATGGCCCATTCCACACCCATGGCCAATGTGCACTATTGCATGAAGACCATAGATAACGTCGTGGACACCTGCACCGTGCTCAGGAACCTCAGACA CTCCTCTTCTGAGGATTCAGGTGAGGAGAGGAGCGACCGGGCGCCGAAGCGAGGAAGAGAAGATGCAGACGACGGGGAGACTGGAGCTGAACAGGACCTTGCAGCTTTCCTACAGGCCTTTCCACTTAATCTGACTGGCCAGCCACCAACCAAGAAGCAGAGGGCGGATGCTGGCTTTCCTACTGACACAGTCTTCTATGACAGGTGGAGGGCTCTTCAGTATGGCCAACGGGAGAAACATCTCCTGT CGTCCACCCTCTGCTGTGTGAAGTCAAGTGATGATACTGCTCTAAGTGACCGTCATCATTCAGGAGAAGGCAAAACTCATGTGTATTCCCATCTACAAGAAAGACCGATGACCTCACCAAACCATCCAGCACTACACAGAAGCCGAGAGactgaatcaatttcaaaacgTCAAACACAGGCTGACAATTACAGTGAGCGTGTGGCTGATGGGTCTGGCATTAGTGCCTTAGTTTGTCATAACAAAGCTGACTCCAGCCCATCACTTAACAGCAACATGGTGGACCCCTAA